A DNA window from Vigna angularis cultivar LongXiaoDou No.4 chromosome 1, ASM1680809v1, whole genome shotgun sequence contains the following coding sequences:
- the LOC108326701 gene encoding uncharacterized protein LOC108326701, which yields MGNCGSNPKTNEGPSDIPEPVTEEVEVEHKESEANIETKTEETLTDAENKSLRNLLDEKVEEALKTEEVKAEAKAEEAQSGLVKVEEEKPKAEEVTKTEA from the exons ATGGGAAACTGTGGTAGCAATCCCAAGACCAATGAGGGTCCTTCGGACATTCCAGAGCCTGTGACCGAAGAGGTTGAGGTTGAACATAAGGAGAGTGAAGCAAATATTGAGACCAAGACTGAGGAAACCCTAACTGATGCAGAGAATAAGTCTCTAAGAAACTTGCTTGATGAg AAAGTAGAAGAGGCACTGAAGACAGAGGAAGTAAAGGCTGAAGCAAAGGCAGAAGAAGCTCAAAGTGGCTTGGTGAAGGTTGAAGAAGAGAAGCCAAAAGCAGAAGAAGTGACAAAGACTGAGGCCTAA
- the LOC108326689 gene encoding WAT1-related protein At1g25270 yields MKYHRKVVQELKPASLMVLSQVATAAANVLYKLTINDGMSIMVLTSYRHIFGAAFSLSLALVIERKSRPKLTWRVLLMAFFCGLFGGSLAQNLYFIGLAWVSATFATSLYNLVPVVTFIFSVLFGLEKLSLRTASGRVKVLGPIIGIVGSMLLTFYRGEEIKMWRFHTSLLHKNQKGHLGSSHVDSGRRWVGVLCGLGSVLSFSSWLIIQTRMSKEYPSHLSSTALMTFMGAIQATVFALCVEKDWSQWRLGWSIRLLTAAFSGIVLSGVVVIVTSWCVGVKGPLYASVFNPLSLVIVAIFAPLLLEENLYLGSVIGAVLIVSGLYMVLWGKSKEIKTSSEKTKHVEASSGVKITNSDISYMVDNESIRERT; encoded by the exons ATGAAATATCATAGAAAAGTAGTGCAAGAGCTGAAGCCGGCGTCGCTAATGGTGCTGTCGCAGGTTGCAACTGCGGCTGCGAACGTGCTTTATAAATTGACCATAAATGATGGAATGAGCATTATGGTCCTCACTTCCTACCGTCACATTTTCGGAGCTgcattctctctttctcttgcTCTTGTTATAGAAAG AAAGAGCAGGCCAAAGTTGACGTGGAGGGTGCTTTTGATGGCATTTTTTTGCGGTCTATTTGG GGGCAGTTTAGCGCAAAATCTTTATTTCATCGGTTTGGCTTGGGTATCAGCAACATTTGCTACTTCCCTTTATAATCTCGTTCCTGTGGTTACTTTTATCTTCTCCGTTTTGTTCGG CTTGGAAAAGTTAAGCTTGCGAACCGCCTCAGGGAGGGTGAAGGTGTTGGGACCAATAATAGGAATTGTTGGGTCAATGCTGTTGACATTTTACAGAGGGGAAGAAATTAAGATGTGGAGATTCCACACTAGTCTCTTACATAAAAATCAAAAGGGGCACCTAGGATCATCGCACGTTGACTCTGGAAGAAGATGGGTAGGTGTTTTATGTGGTCTTGGAAGTGTTCTAAGTTTTTCATCATGGCTCATCATTCAG ACAAGGATGAGCAAAGAATATCCAAGCCATCTCTCAAGTACTGCATTGATGACCTTCATGGGGGCAATTCAAGCCACAGTCTTTGCTCTATGTGTTGAGAAGGATTGGAGCCAATGGAGATTGGGTTGGAGTATCAGGCTTCTAACTGCAGCTTTCTCT GGAATTGTGCTATCTGGAGTTGTTGTTATTGTCACTTCTTGGTGTGTAGGAGTTAAAGGTCCATTGTATGCATCTGTTTTCAACCCTCTCTCACTTGTCATTGTGGCTATTTTTGCTCCTTTGCTGTTGGAGGAAAACCTATATCTAGGAAG TGTCATTGGAGCCGTGCTTATTGTGTCTGGGTTGTACATGGTGCTGTGGGGTAAaagcaaagaaataaaaacatcatCGGAAAAAACGAAACATGTTGAAGCGAGTTCAGGAGTTAAAATTACCAACAGTGATATTAGTTACATGGTTGACAATGAGAGTATCCGAGAACGGACATGA
- the LOC108324563 gene encoding serine decarboxylase 1, which produces MAGSVDVLAPDCSINGTTKSLPEVLNSTVFISDHVPIVAGENGIGKGEAQNGTENGQRKIVLGRNIHTMCLEISEPDIDDEVTGEREAYMASVLAKYKKTLTERTKYHLGYPYNLDFDYEALSQLQHFSINNLGDPFIESNYGVHSRQFEVGVLDWFARLWELEKDEYWGYITNCGTEGNLHGILVGREVFPDGILYASQESHYSVFKAARMYRMECVKIDTLCSGEIDCDDFKAKLLCHTDKPAIVNVNIGTTVKGAVDDLDLVIKKLEEAGFSHDRFYIHCDGALFGLMIPFVKRAPKVSFKKPIGSVSVSGHKFVGCPMPCGVQITRSEHVKALSRNVEYLSSRDATIMGSRNGHAPIFLWYNLNMKGYRGFQKEVQKCLRNAHYFKGRLVDAGIGAMLNELSSTVVFERPHDEEFVHRWQLACQGNIAHVVVMPNVTIEKLDDFLNELVQKRQEWFRDGKLQPYCIASAVGHKNCLCAIHR; this is translated from the exons ATGGCTGGAAGTGTTGATGTTTTAGCTCCTGATTGCAGCATTAATGGAACAACGAAATCTTTGCCTGAGGTTCTCAATTCCACGGTTTTTATATCAGATCATGTGCCAATCGTAGCCGGAGAGAATGGCATTGGCAAGGGAGAGGCTCAGAATGGTACAGAAAATGGGCAGAGAAAGATTGTCCTGGGAAGAAATATTCATACCATGTGCCTTGAAATTTCGGAGCCTGATATAGATGATGAGGTTACTGGTgaaagggaagcttatatggcAAGTGTGTTGGCTAAATACAAAAAAACTCTGACTGAAAGGACCAAATATCATTTAG GTTACCCCtataatttggattttgactATGAGGCACTCTCTCAACTTCAGCACTTTTCCATCAACAACTTGGGAGATCCATTTATTGAAAGCAATTATGGTGTCCACTCCAGGCAGTTTGAGGTTGGTGTTTTGGACTGGTTTGCACGGTTGTGGGAATTGGAGAAAGATGAGTACTGGGGCTATATAACAAACTGTGGCACAGAGGGCAATCTCCATGGAATCCTTGTTGG GAGAGAGGTTTTCCCAGATGGGATTTTATATGCCTCACAGGAGTCACATTATTCTGTTTTCAAAGCTGCTCGTATGTACAGAATGGAATGTGTGAAGATTGACACTCTTTGCTCTGGTGAGATTGATTGTGATGATTTCAAGGCCAAGCTTCTTTGTCACACGGACAAACCAGCAATTGTGAATGTGAACATAG GTACAACTGTGAAAGGAGCTGTGGATGACCTTGATCTGGTTATAAAGAAACTTGAGGAAGCAGGATTTTCACATGACAGGTTCTACATTCATTGTGATGGAGCTCTGTTTGGTCTCATGATACCTTTTGTGAAACGT GCTCCAAAAGTTTCTTTCAAGAAGCCTATAGGGAGTGTGAGTGTTTCTGGGCACAAGTTCGTGGGGTGCCCAATGCCCTGTGGCGTGCAGATAACGCGATCGGAGCATGTGAAGGCTCTTTCGAGGAACGTGGAGTATCTTTCTTCGCGGGACGCGACGATCATGGGAAGCAGGAACGGGCACGCGCCCATATTCCTCTGGTACAATCTAAACATGAAAGGGTACAGAGGTTTTCAGAAAGAGGTGCAGAAGTGTTTGCGCAATGCACACTACTTCAAAGGTAGGCTTGTGGATGCAGGCATTGGAGCAATGCTGAACGAGCTGAGCAGCACCGTTGTGTTTGAGAGACCACATGATGAGGAGTTCGTGCACAGGTGGCAGTTGGCATGCCAAGGAAACATCGCTCATGTGGTGGTGATGCCAAATGTCACCATAGAGAAGCTTGATGATTTTCTGAATGAACTCGTGCAGAAGCGTCAAGAGTGGTTCCGAGATGGCAAGTTACAACCTTATTGCATAGCTTCTGCTGTCGGACACAAGAATTGTCTCTGTGCTATCCATAGGTGA